Proteins encoded within one genomic window of bacterium:
- a CDS encoding glucose-1-phosphate cytidylyltransferase has translation MKVVLFCGGLGTRLRMREYSDSIPKPMVEIGYRPLLWHVMKYYSSFGHKDFILCLGYRGDIVKKYFLDYNEATSNDFVLTEGGKNIKLLSSDIEDWRITFVETGLHSNIGQRLKAVEMHLEGEEVFLANYSDGLSNLPLDQMLKHFNHHKKIASFASVRPHYTFHVVSLKNDHHVEGIKHLNSTGIWINGGYFIFKNDIFKYINSGEELIEEPFNRLISKKQLISYKYNGFWMCMDTFKDKQMLDDIYSKGDAPWEVWKNSEK, from the coding sequence ATGAAGGTCGTTTTGTTCTGCGGTGGTCTGGGGACAAGACTCAGAATGAGAGAATACTCGGATTCTATCCCCAAGCCTATGGTGGAGATCGGATATCGGCCCCTGCTGTGGCACGTGATGAAGTATTACTCCAGTTTCGGTCACAAGGACTTCATCCTGTGCCTCGGGTACCGCGGAGACATCGTGAAGAAATATTTTCTGGATTACAACGAGGCCACTTCGAACGATTTCGTGCTCACGGAAGGCGGGAAGAATATCAAACTCCTTAGTAGCGACATCGAAGACTGGCGGATCACCTTCGTGGAGACAGGACTTCATTCGAATATCGGACAACGGTTGAAGGCCGTCGAAATGCACCTGGAGGGGGAGGAGGTGTTCTTGGCGAACTATTCCGATGGTCTCTCCAATTTGCCCCTCGATCAGATGCTAAAGCATTTCAACCACCACAAGAAGATCGCTTCATTTGCCTCCGTAAGGCCGCATTACACTTTCCACGTTGTATCTCTGAAAAATGACCACCATGTGGAGGGAATAAAACACTTGAATTCTACAGGTATATGGATCAATGGAGGTTATTTTATTTTTAAAAATGATATTTTCAAATATATAAACAGTGGCGAGGAGCTCATAGAAGAGCCATTTAATAGATTGATATCGAAAAAACAATTAATAAGCTATAAATATAACGGATTCTGGATGTGCATGGATACGTTCAAGGACAAACAAATGCTGGATGATATCTATTCCAAGGGGGATGCCCCTTGGGAAGTATGGAAAAATTCTGAGAAATAA
- a CDS encoding PIG-L family deacetylase, translated as MLGINLNNSRGLKILCLGAHSDDIEIGCGGTILSMLKKYKNTHVHWVVFSSEPPRDKEARSSANLFLTGAGSRKIQTENFRNGYFPYIGAEIKDYFETVKKRISPDIIFTHARSDLHQDHRIVSELTWNTFRNNLIFEYEIPKFDGDIGSPNVFVPLENAICQKKVGNLLNCFKSQNGKHWFTKEMFLSMLRIRGMECASSTNYAEAFYCRKIVL; from the coding sequence ATGTTAGGCATAAATTTAAATAATAGTCGTGGCTTGAAAATATTGTGCCTTGGTGCACATTCCGATGATATCGAAATCGGGTGCGGTGGCACTATATTGAGTATGCTAAAAAAATATAAGAATACTCACGTACATTGGGTTGTATTCAGCTCCGAACCGCCTAGGGATAAGGAGGCGAGAAGTAGTGCCAATCTGTTTTTAACTGGCGCTGGCAGCAGGAAAATACAGACAGAAAATTTTCGAAATGGATATTTCCCGTACATTGGAGCAGAAATAAAAGATTATTTTGAAACAGTTAAAAAAAGAATATCGCCGGATATAATATTTACTCATGCTAGGTCTGATCTTCATCAAGATCATAGAATTGTTTCAGAACTAACATGGAATACTTTTCGAAATAATTTAATATTCGAATACGAGATACCAAAATTCGATGGAGATATCGGTTCTCCTAACGTATTCGTTCCGTTGGAGAATGCCATCTGTCAAAAAAAAGTGGGAAATTTGTTGAACTGTTTTAAATCTCAAAATGGAAAACATTGGTTCACTAAGGAAATGTTCCTTTCTATGTTGCGTATCCGTGGGATGGAGTGTGCTTCTTCAACAAATTATGCAGAGGCCTTTTATTGTAGAAAAATAGTTCTTTAG
- a CDS encoding ketoacyl-ACP synthase III, which produces MAKTETTGSRIRAICTCVPSERFDNLNDAKEFTQEEIRKVTAMAGIAARRVADDSTCSSDLCEVAANRVLEMTGWERDSIDALIMVTQSPDYFTPSTACLLQKRLNLSEQCAAFDVGLGCSGYPYGLWLANMMLKNNGLKRVLLLDGETAGRFADKGDRSVSLLFGDAGSATALEASEPSDGNKSTFVLYTDGGGYKDLIIEGGGFRDRFPEDPRKYYVSMNGANVFNFTIRRVPELIRETLELAKITLEDIDYYIFHQSNQFMIKHLMKKIGIPDRKAPLTLKEYGNTGGVSVPLTITLGELERPPDKTLRLLLLGYGTGLSWASALVDLGPDVQLDHVERKSQGGEPNADRSVG; this is translated from the coding sequence ATGGCGAAAACGGAAACTACAGGATCCCGAATCCGGGCGATCTGCACGTGCGTTCCCTCGGAACGCTTCGATAATCTGAACGATGCCAAGGAATTCACCCAGGAGGAAATACGGAAAGTGACCGCGATGGCGGGTATTGCCGCCCGCAGGGTTGCCGACGATTCCACGTGCAGCAGCGACCTGTGCGAGGTCGCGGCGAATCGTGTGCTGGAAATGACGGGGTGGGAACGGGATTCCATCGACGCCCTGATCATGGTGACGCAATCGCCGGATTATTTTACCCCGTCGACGGCCTGCCTCCTCCAGAAGCGGCTGAACCTTTCGGAGCAGTGTGCCGCATTCGACGTGGGTCTTGGATGTTCCGGGTACCCGTACGGGCTCTGGTTGGCGAACATGATGTTGAAAAACAACGGGTTGAAGAGGGTGCTTCTCCTGGATGGAGAGACCGCGGGGCGATTCGCCGACAAGGGGGATCGGTCGGTTTCGCTGCTTTTCGGCGATGCGGGGTCCGCCACGGCGCTGGAAGCTTCGGAACCTTCGGATGGCAATAAAAGCACATTTGTTCTCTACACGGATGGAGGGGGATACAAGGATCTCATCATCGAGGGCGGCGGGTTCCGGGACCGGTTTCCGGAAGACCCGCGGAAATATTACGTGAGCATGAACGGGGCGAACGTCTTCAATTTCACGATCAGGCGGGTTCCGGAACTGATCCGCGAGACCCTCGAGTTGGCGAAGATTACCCTGGAAGATATCGATTACTATATATTCCACCAGTCGAACCAGTTCATGATAAAGCACCTGATGAAGAAGATAGGGATACCGGATCGGAAAGCTCCCTTGACCTTGAAGGAGTACGGAAATACAGGGGGCGTTTCCGTTCCTCTGACGATCACACTTGGCGAGTTGGAGAGGCCGCCGGACAAGACGTTGCGGCTCCTGCTGTTGGGCTATGGAACCGGGTTGTCGTGGGCGTCCGCCCTGGTGGATCTGGGGCCCGATGTGCAATTGGATCATGTTGAAAGAAAGAGCCAGGGAGGCGAGCCGAATGCCGACCGATCCGTTGGTTGA
- a CDS encoding SDR family oxidoreductase produces MPTDPLVDFQGKTVVVSGASSGIGRAIALMLGKYGAKLILTGRDTKRLDETSRSLGSVEHRVVPMDLAQTETILPTLKKVIKEFGPVYGLCHAAGNVETLPLSATVADRIRPMIEVNLLAGVELARVICRRDVMEPTGGSVLFISSIYAIVGKPGQIGYSAVKGAVTSAARAMAVELAKRRIRVNVLSPGLVHTEMTRKVMAVLTEQQVKEIEDSHLLGTGTTDDVARAAVFLLAPQSTWITGTDFVIDGGYTAR; encoded by the coding sequence ATGCCGACCGATCCGTTGGTTGATTTCCAGGGGAAAACCGTGGTCGTATCCGGTGCCTCTTCCGGGATCGGGAGGGCGATCGCCCTGATGCTGGGAAAGTATGGCGCGAAACTGATTCTCACCGGCAGGGACACGAAGAGGCTGGATGAAACGTCCCGGAGTCTCGGCTCCGTGGAGCACCGGGTCGTTCCGATGGATCTGGCGCAAACGGAAACGATCCTGCCGACGTTAAAGAAAGTGATCAAGGAATTTGGCCCTGTATATGGGCTTTGTCACGCCGCGGGCAACGTCGAAACGCTTCCCTTGAGCGCTACCGTGGCCGATCGCATACGGCCGATGATCGAGGTGAACCTCCTCGCGGGGGTTGAACTTGCGAGGGTGATCTGCCGAAGAGACGTGATGGAACCGACGGGTGGCTCGGTGCTGTTCATCTCCTCGATTTACGCCATCGTCGGGAAGCCGGGGCAGATCGGCTACAGCGCCGTGAAAGGGGCGGTGACATCGGCGGCGCGGGCGATGGCGGTGGAGCTGGCGAAGCGGAGGATCCGTGTCAATGTGCTGTCGCCCGGACTGGTGCACACGGAAATGACCCGGAAAGTGATGGCGGTGCTCACGGAGCAGCAGGTGAAGGAGATCGAGGACAGCCACCTGCTAGGGACGGGGACAACGGATGACGTCGCCAGGGCGGCGGTTTTCCTGCTGGCCCCGCAGAGTACATGGATCACCGGGACGGACTTCGTGATTGACGGCGGATACACGGCCCGATAA
- a CDS encoding acyl carrier protein, which translates to MKQEEALLWIAEIFEEPIENVKPETLREAIPGFDSMGVLALMAALDQDFDIVLNEEDIRTIIKVGDILQILERNGKLESGAA; encoded by the coding sequence ATGAAACAGGAAGAGGCGCTGCTCTGGATCGCGGAGATTTTCGAGGAACCGATAGAGAACGTGAAGCCGGAGACCTTGCGGGAGGCGATTCCCGGGTTCGACTCCATGGGAGTGCTGGCGTTGATGGCTGCCCTCGACCAGGATTTCGACATCGTCCTGAACGAGGAGGATATCCGGACGATCATCAAGGTTGGGGATATCCTTCAGATCCTCGAGCGGAACGGGAAACTGGAATCCGGAGCGGCTTGA